In the Colletotrichum lupini chromosome 1, complete sequence genome, one interval contains:
- a CDS encoding CFEM domain-containing protein, whose product MLWARLAPPLLLLCLSTLTKASSLGDIPPCAVPCLLDAIPKSTCTSGDQACLCHDTSYINLVETCVRADCSVKNALVTKNITQTECGFPVEDDFAAVKIMRLVLFFTLPTFAIIIRLVVKIARISPWGFDDTTILLTYIIMFGFIPVNYVAELNGAGRDIWSLTFDQIDLYFLTFYIGQLLYVFTLTLIKSSILFMYLRIFPGEKFRRVLWTTQAVTVGLGMGSVFLVAFQCQPIGKAWKQWTGEENGHCIPVPPLGVVHGVVNIVLDVWMLILPASQVLFLNMKPRKKWAVMFMFSLGLFLTISSGIRLRAVLRYTTASTNPTVDAMPVAVWSDIELDVGVFTTCIPNIWQFVRRFILKDPKRVEKLSSRNAQNQNLEEYSQKSPAPASTEEAQRDSRVILYADVGFLEDMHLICSKICQKKPDQIFFAVDYSIRWKRPNLS is encoded by the exons ATGCTTTGGGCACGGCTCGCACCGCCGTTGCTCCTACTCTGCCTCAGTACCCTTACGAAAGCATCCAGCCTGGGCGACATTCCACCATGCGCA GTACCTTGCCTACTGGATGCCATTCCAAAGTCGACATGCACTTCCGGTGATCAAGCATGCCTCTGCCATGATACTTCATACATAAACCTAGTCGAGACATGTGTCAGAGCGGATTGTTCAGTTAAAAATGCCCTGG TCACGAAGAATATCACGCAGACGGAGTGCGGCTTTCCGGTTGAGGACGACTTCGCCGCTGTCAAGATCATGCGCCTGGTTCTGTTCTTCACACTTCCCACTTTCGCCATCATCATCCGCTTAGTTGTGAAGATCGCCCGGATATCACCCTGGGGATTTGATGACACTACCATTCTATTGACATAT ATCATAATGTTTGGCTTCATACCGGTAAATTACGTCG CTGAACTGAACGGCGCCGGGCGAGATATTTGGAGTCTCACTTTCGACCAAATCGACCTTTACTTCTTG ACATTTTATATCGGCCAACTGCTCTATGTGTTCACGCTGACGCTGATCAAATCCTCTATACTATTCATGTACCTCCGAATCTTTCCTGGCGAGAAGTTTCGCCGGGTCTTGTGGACAACACAAGCTGTTACCGTGGGGCTCGGGATGGGATCCGTGTTCCTAGTGGCCTTTCAGTGTCAACCCATCGGGAAAGCTTGGAAACAATGGACCGGGGAGGAGAATGGTCACTGTATACCGGTGCCGCCGCTTGGCGTGGTCCATGGGGTGGTCAACATCGTACTAGACGTGTGGATGCTCATTCTACCGGCATCTCAGGTGCTCTTCCTGAACATGAAGCCTCGAAAGAAATGGGCGGTGATGTTCATGTTCAGTCTCGGCCTATT CCTTACAATCTCCAGCGGTATACGACTGAGGGCGGTGTTGAGGTACACGACTGCGTCGACCAATCCAACTG TCGATGCAATGCCCGTCGCCGTGTGGTCAGACATAGAGCTCGACGTGGGCGTTTTCACGACCTGCATCCCAAACATTTGGCAATTCGTCCGCCGCTTTATTCTCAAAGACCCTAAGCGAGTGGAGAAGTTGAGCTCGAGGAATGCTCAGAACCAAAATCTCGAGGAGTATTCACAGAAGTCGCCGGCACCAGCGTCGACGGAG GAGGCTCAGCGTGATTCGCGGGTAATTCTTTACGCGGACGTGGGCTTTTTGGAAGAC ATGCATCTGATTTGCAGCAAGATCTG CCAGAAGAAGCCGGACCAAATCTTCTTTGCAGTAGACTATAGCATACGGTGGAAGAGG CCGAACCTCAGCTAA
- a CDS encoding SPFH domain/Band 7 family protein: protein MSYRVAAPDEYLAITGMSVKTVKITKAAWVWPFQRCMRFRITPHDYAMSLQAMTKEKLQFLLPVVFTVGPDVNQRGANAAHQSSHHSETSDQQQHDEDDNYISSNRREDRGDALMKYAMLLAESADKKTSSLVHLENIVKGIIEGEVRVLVSSMTMEEIFTEREVFKRRIFRNIQSELSQFGLKIYNANVKELKDAPNSNYFESLSRKAHEGASNQARIDVAEAQLRGNVGESKRKGEQEREIAKINAETAVQKTDRDIERATAEANLDTRQASLSKDVEIARVEARRALESKDEDLKREVEVKRAAAEIERLRATEVVKATIEREARQQKADAEAYAIEADAKANFEKSQRETEAKAFKTQKDADAHTSAEFNRTTKTADANAYKARQDAEAHQYSAQLNAEADLAIMLKKAEGMAAMADAYGKMSTAFGGPAGLLQYLMIEKGTYVQLAKANAEAIRGLQPKISVWNTGSQGSGEGGGNSGIDTMRNVYQMLPPLMTTINEQTGITLPEWQFGKMNAGMQAMQSENNGKINGSK, encoded by the coding sequence ATGTCGTACAGAGTCGCCGCCCCCGATGAATACCTCGCCATCACGGGTATGTCCGTGAAGACGGTCAAGATCACAAAGGCCGCCTGGGTATGGCCCTTTCAACGCTGCATGCGCTTCCGCATCACTCCCCACGACTATGCTATGAGCCTTCAGGCCATGACCAAGGAGAAGCTTCAATTCCTCCTGCCCGTCGTCTTCACTGTAGGCCCCGATGTCAACCAGCGCGGTGCCAACGCCGCTCATCAATCGAGCCACCACTCCGAGACCTCCGACCAGCAGCAACACGATGAGGACGACAACTACATTTCCTCCAACCGCCGCGAGGACCGCGGCGACGCCCTCATGAAGTACGCCATGCTCCTCGCCGAGTCTGCCGACAAGAAGACCAGCTCCCTCGTCCACCTCGAGAATATCGTCAAGGGCATCATCGAGGGTGAGGTCCGTGTCCTGGTCTCCAGCATGACCATGGAGGAGATCTTCACCGAGCGCGAGGTCTTCAAGCGCCGCATCTTCCGCAACATCCAGTCCGAGCTCAGCCAGTTCGGCCTCAAGATCTACAATGCAAACGTAAAGGAGCTCAAGGACGCCCCCAACTCAAACTACTTTGAGTCCCTCTCCCGCAAGGCCCACGAGGGCGCCAGCAACCAGGCCAGGATCGACGTCGCCGAGGCCCAGCTGCGCGGTAACGTCGGCGAGTCCAAGCGCAAGGGCGAGCAGGAGCGCGAGATTGCAAAGATCAACGCCGAGACCGCCGTCCAGAAGACGGACCGCGACATCGAGCGCGCCACCGCCGAGGCCAACCTCGACACCCGCCAGGCCTCCCTCAGCAAGGACGTCGAGATCGCCCGCGTCGAGGCCCGCCGCGCCCTCGAGTCCAAGGACGAGGACCTCAAGCGCGAGGTCGAGGTCAagcgcgccgccgccgagatTGAGCGCCTGCGTGCCACCGAGGTCGTAAAGGCCACAATCGAGCGCGAGGCCCGCCAGCAAAAGGCCGACGCTGAGGCATACGCTATTGAGGCCGACGCCAAGGCCAACTTTGAGAAGAGCCAGCGCGAGACCGAGGCAAAGGCCTTCAAGACGCAAAAGGATGCCGACGCGCACACCTCAGCCGAGTTCAACCGCACCACCAAGACGGCCGACGCCAACGCCTACAAGGCCCGCCAGGACGCCGAGGCGCACCAGTACTCTGCCCAGCTCAACGCCGAGGCCGACCTCGCCATCATGCTCAAGAAGGCCGAGGGTATGGCCGCCATGGCGGACGCCTACGGCAAGATGTCGACTGCCTTTGGCGGTCCCGCGGGTCTGCTGCAGTACCTGATGATCGAGAAGGGCACCTACGTCCAGCTCGCAAAGGCCAACGCTGAGGCCATCCGCGGCCTGCAGCCCAAGATTAGTGTCTGGAACACGGGTAGCCAAGGTTCTGGCGAGGGCGGTGGCAACTCTGGCATTGATACCATGCGCAACGTCTACCAGATGCTGCCTCCCCTGATGACGACCATCAACGAGCAGACTGGCATCACTCTGCCTGAGTGGCAGTTTGGCAAGATGAACGCCGGTATGCAGGCCATGCAGAGCGAGAACAACGGCAAGATCAACGGGTCCAAGTAA
- a CDS encoding cytochrome P450 1A2: protein MALLQVLSVRRTWLVAMLLLLLLLAAVTVHTLRTRRTRTRLRKLGTHQGHLLPLPPGPPGEPILGHLRIVPTDNPEHAYAAWSKEYRSDVLYFNVLGQPIIVLNSVRAAVDLLDKRGANYCDRPRFVLFEEMGWRKTLTFMRWGSEFRMHRSILQRSFSKTSVQVYRELQEREALVLVRGIIRDPGSWETALRRFATAVVMRIGFGVSVESDTDPYIQMATDASYALGHGGAPAGTLVDFFPFVRHLPDWLVRDRSLRFARTWSWAIRQIHDAPYAAVTAKRTQDQEHSLTKMLLEQRAEQIKSGIAPELSVDDIKGAAAAVYAAGQDTTWSTLVVFVLNMVLHPEVQEKAQRVLDEVVGNGRMPCFEDRPRLPYIDYIVQETLRWCPVSPLGVPHRSLEDDVYHGMSIPKGSFVYANARAMTHDERTYADPEAFDPERYVPVEQGGRGEPFPVGQFGFGRRVCVGRHLAEASIWIVIASMLATVKIQRVRGPRGEEIIPLVELTNGLTSHPKRFPCRIIPRSPRSAEMVISTTL from the coding sequence ATGGCCCTATTGCAAGTCCTATCCGTGCGCAGGACATGGCTTGTCGCcatgctcctcctcctcctactCCTCGCCGCCGTCACCGTCCATACCCTACGGACCCGGCGCACGCGCACGCGACTCCGCAAACTCGGAACCCACCAGGGCCATTTGCTCCCGCTCCCGCCCGGACCTCCGGGCGAACCAATCCTCGGCCACCTCCGCATCGTCCCGACCGACAACCCAGAACACGCCTACGCCGCCTGGTCAAAAGAATACCGCTCCGACGTGCTCTACTTCAACGTCCTAGGCCAGCCCATCATCGTCCTCAACTCTGTCCGCGCCGCCGTCGACTTGCTCGATAAGCGGGGCGCAAACTACTGCGACCGCCCGCGCTTCGTGCTATTCGAAGAGATGGGCTGGCGCAAGACGCTGACGTTCATGCGATGGGGCTCGGAGTTTCGTATGCATCGCAGCATCCTGCAGCGTAGCTTTTCAAAAACGAGTGTGCAGGTGTATCGCGAGCTACAGGAGAGGGAGGCATTGGTTTTGGTCAGGGGGATTATACGAGACCCTGGGTCTTGGGAGACGGCGTTGCGGAGGTTCGCGACTGCCGTTGTGATGAGGATTGGGTTCGGTGTTAGTGTTGAGAGTGATACCGATCCGTATATCCAAATGGCCACGGACGCATCATACGCCCTCGGCCACGGCGGGGCGCCGGCTGGGACACTCGTCGACTTCTTCCCCTTTGTGCGGCATCTACCCGACTGGCTGGTGAGAGACCGATCACTCCGCTTCGCGCGGACCTGGAGCTGGGCGATCCGCCAGATCCACGATGCTCCCTACGCCGCCGTGACGGCCAAGAGGACCCAGGACCAAGAACACAGTCTCACTAAAATGCTGCTGGAGCAGAGGGCAGAGCAGATCAAATCCGGGATTGCGCCAGAGCTGTCGGTAGACGACATCAAGGGCGCCGCGGCGGCGGTCTATGCCGCGGGGCAGGACACGACGTGGTCGACGCTGGTAGTCTTCGTCCTCAACATGGTTCTGCACCCCGAGGTCCAGGAAAAAGCGCAGAGGGTGCTGGATGAGGTCGTCGGGAATGGGAGGATGCCTTGTTTTGAGGACCGGCCGAGACTACCGTACATTGACTATATCGTCCAGGAGACGCTGCGGTGGTGCCCCGTATCCCCGCTCGGTGTGCCGCACCGCTCGCTGGAGGATGATGTGTACCACGGCATGTCTATACCAAAGGGATCGTTCGTGTATGCCAACGCGCGGGCGATGACGCACGATGAGCGGACGTATGCTGACCCTGAGGCATTTGACCCGGAGAGGTACGTCCCTGTTGAACAGGGCGGCCGCGGGGAGCCGTTTCCTGTGGGGCAGTTTGGGTTTGGGAGGAGGGTTTGCGTTGGAAGGCATCTTGCGGAGGCGAGCATTTGGATTGTGATTGCTTCGATGCTCGCGACGGTCAAGATTCAGAGGGTGAGAGGGCCGAGGGGGGAGGAGATTATACCGCTGGTGGAGTTGACGAATGGACTTACGAGTCACCCAAAGCGATTCCCGTGCCGGATTATACCCAGGAGTCCTCGTAGTGCAGAGATGGTTATTTCAACAACGTTATAG